From a region of the Coprococcus comes ATCC 27758 genome:
- a CDS encoding thiamine diphosphokinase, translating into MSKTVIISGGMLDEGFAEKVLEANPEAYIIAVDKGLEYLYNHKIEPQYIVGDFDSIDPKVIDYYRKETNIPIREYNPVKDATDTEIALRLGITLGSKEMILLGATGGRIDHLWANVQTLSVACDAGVNACILDEKNKIWVTNKSCVLKKSEAYGPYLSVFSLEGEIYDFSLEGTKWPLNHHDLMPCDSLTVSNQFVDDEVKISFVNGRIVIMETKD; encoded by the coding sequence ATGAGTAAGACAGTCATTATCAGTGGGGGAATGCTTGACGAGGGATTTGCAGAGAAGGTTCTTGAAGCAAATCCGGAGGCTTATATTATCGCAGTAGATAAGGGGCTTGAGTATCTGTATAACCATAAGATTGAGCCTCAGTATATTGTTGGGGATTTTGACAGTATTGATCCAAAGGTGATTGATTACTATCGCAAGGAGACGAATATTCCGATCCGGGAATATAATCCGGTTAAGGATGCGACGGATACAGAGATTGCTCTTCGGCTGGGAATTACATTGGGAAGCAAAGAGATGATCCTTCTTGGGGCAACCGGTGGAAGAATCGATCATTTGTGGGCGAATGTCCAGACACTTAGTGTGGCATGTGATGCCGGAGTAAATGCCTGCATTCTGGATGAGAAAAATAAAATCTGGGTAACGAATAAATCCTGTGTGCTGAAAAAGTCAGAAGCATACGGACCATATCTTTCTGTATTTTCTTTGGAAGGTGAGATTTATGATTTCAGTTTGGAGGGTACGAAATGGCCACTCAATCATCATGATCTGATGCCGTGCGACAGTCTGACGGTGAGCAACCAGTTTGTGGATGATGAAGTGAAGATCAGTTTTGTAAATGGTCGGATTGTTATTATGGAAACGAAAGACTGA
- the rpe gene encoding ribulose-phosphate 3-epimerase yields MEYKLSPSILSADFCNLEEGIRQTEENGAVYLHFDVMDGVFVPSISFGMPVLASIKPAVKQVIDTHLMITEPIRYVEAFAEAGADILTVHYESCKDIRATLDKIKACGMKTGLAISPDTPVEVLKEFLGEVDMFLVMTVHPGFGGQKLIPEMLDKVRTLRAMLNERGLETDIQVDGGIYAFNVKEALDAGANVIVAGSAVFKGNAGENTRELMEILKNYE; encoded by the coding sequence ATGGAATATAAATTATCACCATCTATTTTATCGGCAGATTTTTGTAATCTGGAAGAAGGTATCCGCCAGACAGAGGAAAATGGAGCGGTATATTTACATTTTGATGTGATGGATGGCGTGTTTGTACCGAGTATTTCTTTTGGAATGCCTGTGCTTGCATCAATCAAACCGGCGGTAAAGCAGGTGATAGATACGCATCTGATGATTACGGAACCAATCCGTTATGTGGAAGCATTTGCAGAGGCAGGAGCGGATATTCTTACTGTACATTATGAATCATGCAAGGATATACGTGCGACTCTGGACAAGATCAAAGCGTGTGGCATGAAGACAGGACTGGCAATTTCACCGGATACACCGGTGGAGGTCCTGAAGGAATTCCTTGGTGAAGTGGATATGTTCCTTGTGATGACAGTCCATCCAGGATTTGGCGGACAAAAGCTGATTCCTGAGATGCTGGATAAGGTCAGAACACTTAGGGCAATGCTGAATGAACGTGGACTTGAGACTGATATTCAGGTTGACGGAGGAATTTATGCATTCAATGTGAAAGAAGCACTGGATGCGGGAGCAAATGTGATTGTTGCGGGATCAGCTGTATTCAAAGGGAATGCAGGAGAAAACACAAGAGAATTGATGGAGATTTTAAAGAATTATGAGTAA
- the rsgA gene encoding ribosome small subunit-dependent GTPase A produces the protein MQGRIIKGIAGFYYVYDVVESVIYECKAKGIFRKEKIKPLVGDLVEYEILDAEEKTGNIIRILPRKNELIRPAVANIDQALVVFAVKKPDPHFNLLDRFLVMMERQEIPVIICFNKKDIADEPEIESLEKTYEACGYRVIFASAREGENILEIKEALKGKTTTVAGPSGVGKSSLINCLQENVNMETGSISRKIERGKHTTRHSELIPIDEDSYIMDTPGFSSLYTNDFGKEELKYYFPEFDQYQGGCRFQGCNHISEPGCLVKEALEEGKVHPVRYEDYCEMYRELEQKEKRRY, from the coding sequence ATGCAGGGAAGAATTATAAAAGGGATTGCAGGATTCTACTACGTTTATGACGTAGTAGAATCTGTCATTTATGAATGTAAAGCAAAAGGAATTTTCCGTAAGGAGAAGATTAAACCACTGGTCGGAGATCTGGTAGAATATGAGATCTTAGATGCAGAAGAGAAGACCGGTAATATCATCCGGATCCTTCCAAGGAAGAATGAACTGATCAGACCGGCAGTGGCAAATATTGATCAGGCACTGGTTGTATTTGCAGTGAAGAAGCCGGATCCGCATTTTAATCTGCTGGACAGGTTTCTGGTTATGATGGAGCGGCAGGAGATTCCGGTTATTATCTGTTTCAACAAGAAGGATATTGCAGATGAGCCGGAAATCGAGTCTCTGGAGAAGACTTATGAGGCTTGTGGGTACCGTGTGATCTTTGCAAGTGCCAGAGAAGGAGAAAATATTCTGGAGATTAAAGAGGCACTAAAAGGAAAGACAACAACTGTTGCCGGACCTTCAGGAGTTGGAAAATCCTCTCTGATCAACTGTCTTCAGGAAAATGTCAATATGGAGACCGGAAGTATCAGCAGAAAGATCGAGCGGGGAAAACATACTACCCGCCATTCAGAACTGATCCCGATCGACGAGGATTCCTATATCATGGATACACCGGGATTTTCGTCACTGTATACCAATGATTTTGGCAAGGAAGAATTGAAATATTATTTTCCGGAGTTTGATCAGTATCAGGGAGGCTGCAGGTTTCAGGGGTGTAATCACATCAGTGAACCGGGGTGTCTGGTAAAAGAGGCTCTGGAAGAGGGAAAAGTGCATCCGGTGCGGTATGAAGATTATTGTGAGATGTATCGGGAACTGGAACAGAAGGAAAAAAGGAGGTACTAA
- the pknB gene encoding Stk1 family PASTA domain-containing Ser/Thr kinase produces the protein MVKDGIYLSGRYQVLSKIGAGGMADVYKAKDCMLNRYVAVKVLKKEYREDENFVKKFRSEAQAAAGLLNPNIVNVYDVGEDRGLYYMVMELVEGITLKEYVHKKGKLSSKEAISIAIQMCTGIEAAHNHHIIHRDIKPQNIIISKEGKVKVTDFGIAKATTSQTVSTSAMGSVHYVSPEQARGGYCDEKSDIYSAGITMYEMVTGRVPFDGDSTVSVAMKHLQENITPPSEYAPDLYPALEKIILKCTQKSAERRYQSAGELIQDLKRALVDPSGEFVDMVPIRSMGDTVMISPERMARMKKRQGDGYDDEEYDDGYDDEEYDENDDYDEDDEEDNYNGGRRGNSKNGVDPKMNKMMKILMVAVAVIVAFALIFLIGKAAGVFGKRSDSQISVSNEIEVPNLVGQPQNVAETMCEKKQLKLEVESEKASDKAAGTIIEQKTKAGKKVKKNTVIKVVISSGPEKIMIQSVEGMNEDAAKKALIKQGFTSKNITVTSEYSSDVESGKATRTDPAEGTEVSADSKITLYISKGEKQPDKVSVPPIVGMYVNDAVSTLSASGLSDGGTSSEEYSDDYAEGMIIRQSTDAGTKVAEGTSVSYVVSKGPKPADQVKVPTLTGKTLGDAISALNARNLTYTEVDIDSAEPSGKVVKVDPGEGTSVDVGTAITLYVSNGSQASSGSDSNNSGSNNSGNNSNNGNNTGN, from the coding sequence ATGGTAAAAGACGGGATTTATTTAAGTGGCCGTTATCAGGTTCTGAGCAAGATCGGAGCCGGTGGAATGGCGGATGTATATAAGGCGAAGGACTGTATGCTGAACAGATATGTCGCAGTGAAAGTCCTGAAAAAAGAATACAGGGAAGATGAAAACTTTGTAAAGAAATTCCGGTCAGAAGCACAGGCAGCAGCAGGGCTTCTGAACCCGAATATTGTCAATGTATATGATGTAGGGGAGGATCGAGGACTCTATTATATGGTCATGGAGCTGGTAGAAGGAATCACTCTGAAAGAATATGTGCATAAAAAAGGAAAGCTTTCTTCCAAGGAAGCGATCAGTATTGCAATTCAGATGTGTACCGGTATTGAGGCAGCTCACAATCATCACATCATACACAGAGATATCAAACCGCAGAATATTATCATTTCCAAAGAAGGAAAGGTAAAGGTTACGGATTTTGGTATTGCAAAGGCGACAACATCGCAGACAGTCAGCACCAGTGCAATGGGATCGGTACACTATGTATCTCCGGAGCAGGCACGGGGCGGCTATTGTGATGAGAAGAGTGATATCTATTCTGCAGGTATCACCATGTATGAGATGGTGACCGGAAGGGTTCCTTTCGATGGCGATTCTACTGTTTCGGTTGCAATGAAGCATTTACAGGAGAATATTACCCCGCCTTCTGAGTATGCACCGGATTTATATCCGGCGCTGGAGAAGATTATTCTCAAGTGTACACAGAAGAGCGCGGAAAGACGTTACCAGAGTGCCGGAGAACTGATCCAGGATCTGAAGAGGGCGTTGGTCGATCCGAGTGGCGAATTTGTAGATATGGTTCCGATCCGGAGTATGGGAGATACGGTGATGATCTCGCCGGAGCGGATGGCACGTATGAAAAAGCGTCAGGGCGATGGTTATGATGACGAAGAGTATGATGATGGCTATGACGATGAAGAATATGACGAAAATGATGACTATGATGAGGATGACGAAGAGGATAATTATAACGGGGGCAGACGCGGTAACAGTAAAAATGGCGTAGATCCGAAGATGAACAAGATGATGAAGATCCTCATGGTTGCAGTTGCAGTGATCGTTGCATTTGCGCTGATTTTCCTGATCGGCAAAGCAGCAGGTGTGTTCGGTAAGCGTTCAGACAGTCAGATTTCAGTTTCCAATGAGATTGAAGTGCCAAATCTGGTCGGACAGCCGCAGAATGTTGCAGAGACGATGTGCGAAAAGAAGCAGCTGAAGCTGGAAGTAGAATCCGAGAAAGCATCAGATAAGGCAGCAGGTACGATTATTGAGCAGAAGACAAAAGCAGGAAAGAAAGTCAAGAAAAATACGGTGATCAAGGTTGTAATAAGTTCAGGACCGGAAAAGATCATGATCCAGAGTGTAGAGGGAATGAATGAAGATGCAGCCAAGAAAGCACTGATCAAACAGGGCTTTACGAGCAAGAACATTACTGTTACCAGTGAATACAGCAGTGATGTTGAAAGTGGAAAAGCTACAAGGACTGATCCGGCAGAGGGAACAGAGGTATCTGCTGACTCTAAAATCACACTGTATATCAGTAAAGGTGAAAAACAGCCGGACAAGGTGTCAGTTCCGCCAATTGTGGGAATGTATGTAAATGATGCGGTATCTACACTGAGTGCAAGCGGATTGTCCGATGGCGGAACGAGCAGTGAAGAATATTCAGATGATTATGCAGAAGGTATGATTATCCGTCAGAGCACAGATGCCGGAACGAAGGTGGCTGAAGGAACAAGTGTGAGTTATGTTGTCAGCAAAGGACCAAAGCCTGCAGATCAGGTGAAGGTACCAACTCTGACAGGAAAGACACTTGGAGATGCGATTTCAGCACTGAATGCCAGAAATCTGACTTATACAGAAGTTGATATTGACAGTGCAGAACCATCTGGAAAAGTTGTAAAAGTTGATCCGGGAGAAGGTACATCGGTAGATGTAGGAACTGCGATCACACTGTATGTAAGCAATGGCTCACAGGCAAGCAGTGGATCCGACAGTAACAATTCGGGCAGCAATAATTCCGGTAACAACTCAAATAACGGCAACAATACAGGAAATTAA